The following proteins are encoded in a genomic region of Brachypodium distachyon strain Bd21 chromosome 1, Brachypodium_distachyon_v3.0, whole genome shotgun sequence:
- the LOC112270166 gene encoding uncharacterized protein LOC112270166 translates to MAAIDFPQPKNRGKRSARPRATKAAAPWAASLDGFQNNGAESALASLYGERDRDPCVEFAVNILMNGTPLPKEAAGIEAFFTQKMYGYKNAKFGENITSFMV, encoded by the exons ATGGCAGCAATTGACTTTCCTCAACCAAAGAACCGTGGCAAACGTTCGGCCCGGCCTAGGGCCACCAAGGCTGCTGCGCCATGGGCAGCCTCACTGGATGGGTTCCAGAACAATGGTGCAG AATCTGCTCTAGCATCGCTCTATGGAGAGCGTGATAGAGACCCGTGTGTGGAGTTTGCTGTCAACATCCTGATGAACGGGACACCGCTGCCAAAGGAAGCTGCAGGTATCGAAGCATTCTTTACCCAGAAGATGTACGGCTACAAAAACGCAAAGTTTGGGGAAAACATAACAAGTTTTATGGTCTAA